acccggtgcaaccctagacagaacagctcaatattttttaataaagttcaattgaaaaaattgtttttataaaaaaaattgtaacatgcaatcataaaaaaaaaaaaatggcctccgaaggtgtacacaaCCTTTAAGTCAGTCCAATAGCTGGAATGTGCAAAAAACTGCAGTAGGATTTCTAGACAAGTTTTAGATTTACAGATtctccaaatttatcaaacaatgtATGACCTTTTGATAAAATGAGCACAAAGTGCACCAATACAGACTCAAGTAAGCGGACTTCAGATAATACCTTCATGATAAATACCCCCCCATGTCAGTCTATAGTTGCAACTTCAATAAAAATCAgcaaccagtgcaacagtccgGGTAATTCCAGTGTCCCCTTGTGCACTAAGCACGGCTTACTGAGAGATGCAAGTGCAATACCATGGGTATAATGTCTCATCGGGGGAAAGGATTGTCCCCGATCCAGTTGTATGAAGCCTTTTTGGTAGTGCAGTTGCTTACATTGATTTTTTTCCATGTGTTTTTATTATTCCAGTGTTTCCTGCCGGGTGAGGAGATTTTGCAAATGAAGTCAGAGGAATTGTCTCTCAAAGATCTTCTTGCAATGACAATAGGtatgtataatatactttttagatCATTTGCACATGGGCAGATCGGTCAGGGTCTAACCACTGTGCACGTCCAAAATGGCCAAGCTGTAATGCACAATAATTACTGTTCATAGTGgggaaaaggttacaaaaagtTGTAGCTGAATAATACGCTGTAGTAGTATCACTATTAAACATGATACCAACCTGGTTATGCACCAGGGGGTGTGCGCAGCTCTCTGTAAAATTGTTGTATCAAACCCAGGCCACCATCTTTGTGTTTgcatttatatgtattttatggtgtGATGGTAAAACATTattattgtaagaaaaaaacttgtATGTCCCTGCCCCATTAAacattttattgataaaaaaggGAAACTCTTATCATATTTTGGGCAGCTTTTTAAATGGGGTTTGTGGTACTTAGATACTGAGGACTTCTTCTAAGGATagaacatcaatatcagattggtgagggtctgacttcCAGCACCTTCACTGATCGGCTGCTTCAAGCAGCCACTGGAGGCGGAATCTATACAATGGACAAAAGGCTCTGTACACTTTATAGTTTCTGGCACTGGCATACCACAGCTggcctcccattcacttgaaagggagcTGGGTGCAGTACCCCGACACGGCCACTAGACTGTGGGTAGAACCATGTGCTTCCAGTTCTGGTGCCGTTGGTTGGTTGCCCtaagcagctgattggtggggctgtGGGATGTCTGACCCCAtcagtcagatattgatggccaatcaatcaggatagttcatcaatatccaagtagtggaaaacccctttaggtctATGGCGACTAAGTTAAATACCTGATTGCTATCATTATCAAATTTCTGTGATTTCCCAATTCTAGATTAATTTGGTTTAAAGTCGCTCATTATTTCAGCTTTATTCTGTCTCCACATTTTataccttttttatatttcaacTTTTTCTCTTTTTGTCTCGAAGGAAAACTTGGAGAAAACATGTTAATGAGAAGGGCTGCATGGGTCATGGTCTCCCCTGAAATGTTTATCGGGTCATACATGCATGGCGCTTTGCAAGCAGACCTGCCGTCCTTGACTAAcatgtcatttggcaaatatgGGTCATTGGTTGTATGTAGAAAGACTGATGAAAGTTCTACAAGCAACATTACTGAACTTGGTCGTAGGCTGGGCCAGCATGTCGTTGGCATGAATCCCTTGTCAGTGGGGTCTATAGAGGATGAATCCGCTGGAGATGCAGAAACCAGAATGTTGGCCCAGCCTTTCCTTCTGGAGCCCAGCTTGACTGTAGGACAGTATCTCCAGCCACATGGAATACAAGTGTTGGATTTTGTGCGCTTTGAATGTGGAGAGGAACCACAGTCTTCAGAAGCCAGTCAGCCTTAAGGAGTCATTCtaaaccagtgatggctaacctccggcactccagctgtggtgaaaatacgactcccagcatgctccattcatttctgtggagttctgaaaacagccaagcaagagTGCATTCTGGGATTCGTAATTTTACCAcagttggagtgccggaggttagccatcacggtTCTAAACCATTCCTGCCCCAGTGTTTTCAGCTGAAATAAACTTTACAAATTTAATACTGTACAATTGGTGTTTCTACCTGAACAAAAATGTGTATATTATATTGAAAGTATCCAAGATCGTGTCTGTTTATTTTATAGTATGCATgacagactataaaaaaaaaatgtaaacatggAAGTTAATCATAGGGAGCCCACTGCCTCTACattagaaacccccaaaaagttgacCCCATTGTGGAAACACTCCCCATGGAATTTTTAAAGGAGTGTATTTTGGCGCCACAAGTTTTTTTaatagaaacacttggctgtaaaaatgaaaaattacatattgAAAATGTTGATTTAGGCCCAAATTCTTATTTCCACAAGGCATAATAGGAGAAATAGCATGCCACTTTGTTACCCTGAATATGGTAACACCACATATgcgatcataaactgctgtatgggcacatggcacgGCTCAGAACGGAAAGTGCACAATATGGCTTTTGgatggcagatttcactggaatcatTTTCTGGTGCCATACTGCATTTGTAGAGAcatgtgttacccattttctcctgattatgACAGCACCTCGTATGTGGTCGTAAAAGTGCCATATGGGCACAtcgcagggttcagaagggaagaagcgccatgtgcatttgaggcccaGTTTGGTGATTTAGGCAAATTTCATATGTGTTTTTGctgaatccgtcatggatcagcaaaaatgcttccgttaggataatacaactggctgcatccgtcatgaacggatctagttgtattatctctaaaatagccatgactgatccggcagtaaaaccattgtaagtcaatgggtacagagtctgttttcttttgtgtccttaTACTAtgaacagtgataagcagggtgttctagtggtgatagataatcagttttcTCTTCTCCTGCCTTTTATTCTAGGTATCTTTATGCTGTTCCAAGGACTTTAGTTACAATGTGTGGAACTATGATGCACCTGCTCAGTAGTGAAGACAGGAAGAGAAAATGTATTACTGGGCATGCCTGCAATTATCTCAGAACTGCTAGACAGAACAGAAAGACAGTACTAAAAGGTGTTTGCTGTGGTCCTGCATGCTGGTTCCACTGTGTCCATCTACTGGTCCGCAGCTTGTTTACTTTGCCTCTGGCAGAGCCCTATacatctgctctgctgcagccaataactggcttcagtacCGATGTGTCTCTTGGCAATGGCTACAGTAAGTGGGATGATCAGGGTTGTGCCGGAGACAAAGTAAACAAGCTGCGGACCAGAAGATGGACACAGGGAGCTAAGCATGGTGGACAAGAGCTACGAGTAGCAGGTATGAATGCCTAGTGGAGGCAGGCTGTGGCACCTGTGAAAAGTTATTTATTCCCTGGCAAACCTTTTATAGTGAGCACTGAATATAGCAGCTACACGTTTTACATGTTTATTTAATGCCTATTATACTTGCACGTTATTCTCTGAATTTccaaaatacattgtcaggactgctgagcTTCTGcacatgagtcctctccattatgttagaacagcaccgcagtctggactgtgtatttcagtgcagctctgaGTGCTGACAGCCGGGGGATAGTAGgaaaaaaatagtgatctggactccttatctgtagTACACCGcatctattactgtacatattcaagatgacagattccctttaagttccaTCAAAGTAGCCTGATTACTTACATGACAGTAAGAAAAGCCCAATGTCACCATTTCACTACAGGAAATTTGTTATTAAATTATTGCCCATTTATAAAGAAATCAGAGGCATAGTAAGATAAAATGCAGGAGTCAGAGCTTTGGCTTATCGACTTCACAGCCATGACAGAAAGGGAAGATATCCAAGTGAAAAAAAGAGTTTAAAATTTgtgggaataacccctttaataataaaaatgagTTCACTCCCTCTATAGCAAAATAATGGTTCTCAAATACTGGATTTTCTTGCATACAGTCAgaattttattgcaaatattgtcATAAAGTTTTACCAACTGAAATAATTGGTAAATAGGCTTTACTAATCATGGcaccttaaaaataaataaaaataaacacattaaaTCACCACGACAGTACCTCAAAGGAATCAGTCACCAGGTTTATACTCTGAATCTAATGACAGAGACCCTGATTCCATGGGGGTATCACTGGGTTTGTTGGTGtacactttgggggagatttatcatagacCGCCATTTTACGCCGGTCTATGATCTCCCCTCCGCTATCagaagatgtgcctaatttatgacgaagaGCATAACGTCATAAATGGTGGCTCACCCTACCGCTGTCATGTACAAGGTGCTCAAAGTCTgtctgattcacccaatcagtaTGTAGAAGAACAAGTTAATATTGTACAGACGGGCACTCTACATCTAGTTTTATGCAGAAATAGAGA
This is a stretch of genomic DNA from Bufo gargarizans isolate SCDJY-AF-19 chromosome 3, ASM1485885v1, whole genome shotgun sequence. It encodes these proteins:
- the TSFM gene encoding elongation factor Ts, mitochondrial, with product MAALSGFLRSKLFSGQQAGLIHSGFRLLAADKELLVKLRKKTGYSFINCKKALEKFNNDTKQAEAWLHQQAQKEGWNKATKLQGRKTAEGLVGLLQEGSTAVMVEVNCETDFVARNVKFQQLVQQAALCTLRHCRSAEQHQASYSKCFLPGEEILQMKSEELSLKDLLAMTIGKLGENMLMRRAAWVMVSPEMFIGSYMHGALQADLPSLTNMSFGKYGSLVVCRKTDESSTSNITELGRRLGQHVVGMNPLSVGSIEDESAGDAETRMLAQPFLLEPSLTVGQYLQPHGIQVLDFVRFECGEEPQSSEASQP